The following proteins are co-located in the Arctopsyche grandis isolate Sample6627 chromosome 3, ASM5162203v2, whole genome shotgun sequence genome:
- the MED25 gene encoding mediator complex subunit 25 isoform X7: MVVCVPDSFQSEVIFVIEGTAINGAYLNDLKTSYIIPTLEYFKQGSAEGESNENGAAFGAVIYRASDCPPAPPVYSLGPYAAPQRLLAALDKLELIGGRGESHASIAEGLATALSCFDELAAMRGVGGAIEGSGADGASSPTGGSTGVVVPNRPCRHALLVASSPPYAMPAQECHPYAGNTAEQLAVMLHERGISLSILSPRKIPALFRLFEKAGGDLTASQTKNYAKDPRHLVLLKGFSLKERPLSPVPPMSGASSAVNLPSPQTIQQNVGDTLVSQQQQQQQQQQQQQQQMANANQMGVATVQITLGQSQANQMNRQMGVGPNQMGVGPNQMAMAPNQMGVNQNQMGQMGVGPNQMGVGPNQMNMGPNQMGVGPNQIAVGSNQMAMGPNQMGQMGPGGMMSQGMGQIQGVGMQFRPGQAQGMGMVMGRGMSPHLAGTPQQFSQGPPPVYHPTQQHQAAVRGPRWMGAAGGPRAAFPGATGAQPSALLSQLSSPPQPPTHHPMSHHMPNHQGMAPQQHALRMQQMLGVAQQQQQQQQQQQQQQQQQQQQQQQQQQQQQQQQQQQQQQQQQQQQPQTGQQPGQQQVVSTPQQQQQQQQQQQQQQQQQQQQQQQQQQQQQQQQQQQQQQQQQQQQQQGQVVPGGQAGATPASAAVPNAGIGGASGRTYIWQGVLEWVEKGKTPNDQQKLTRQVPFQVSANCRNGEPEIKADSWPSKLIMQIMPKQLIGNIGGHYLKDSKSVLFHPQQNEALESLTKVMVGGFAGCVHFTPVSPASCDIKVLILLYTPEKKAYLGFIPNNQATFVDRLKKVIQEQKMTQMMAKQRQGTVGTGAPGLQDTPTSQPETSLSQGNIMMSQTNTMAMGGGQLAQSGAPQLQSKLTGQLQGMQAGGAGRGAGAPSGPQPGAPGQQQRSGYGAQHIEAARQQNLEKIMQAQLMQMSRAGGAANQGTGAMGQNPSLMVQGQVPMSQSQVSMGQNQVVMGQSQVGIGQNQVGMGQSQVGMGQSQVGMGQNQVGMGQSQVGMGGPNQVGMGQGQVGMAQSQVGMGQGAIGMMSQGPGSAPGQQQQVPTGGSMGNAPGNRMMRPVMSSNPGLRHLLQQQVRARGRPPAPGGLRPPNQHM, encoded by the exons ATGGTGGTCTGCGTGCCGGACTCGTTCCAATCGGAGGTCATCTTCGTGATTGAAGGTACTGCAATTAATGGGGCGTACCTCAACGATCTGAAGACAAGCTATATAATTCCCACGCTCGA ATACTTTAAGCAAGGTTCAGCTGAAGGGGAGAGCAATGAGAACGGAGCTGCCTTCGGAGCCGTCATATATCGAGCGTCGGATTGTCCTCCAGCTCCTCCCGTATATTCATTGGGTCCTTATGCGGCCCCCCAACGCTTGCTAGCTGCCCTAGACAAATTAGA GCTGATCGGAGGCCGTGGCGAGTCTCATGCGAGCATAGCTGAAGGTTTGGCGACGGCTTTGAGTTGTTTCGACGAATTGGCTGCGATGCGAGGAGTTGGCGGTGCTATCGAAGGTTCTGGAGCTGATGGGGCCTCATCGCCGACTGGTGGAAGCACCGGAGTCGTCGTGCCGAATAGACCTTGTCGGCACGCTCTGCTGGTTGCTAGTTCTCCCCCGTACGCCATGCCCGCTCAAGAATGTCATCCCTACGCTGGTAATACAGCCGAGCAGTTAGCCGTTATGCTGCACGAG AGGGGAATAAGCTTGTCTATTCTCTCGCCACGAAAAATTCCCGCACTCTTCCGTCTTTTCGAAAAAGCTGGCGGTGACTTGACGGCTTCGCAGACGAAAAACTATGCCAAAGATCCCCGACATTTAGTTTTGCTTAAAGGATTCAG TTTGAAAGAAAGACCGTTGAGTCCTGTGCCTCCAATGTCAGGAGCATCTTCAGCCGTCAATCTGCCGTCTCCACAGACGATACAACAGAACGTTGGAGACACATTGGTGTctcagcaacaacaacaacaacaacaacagcagcagcagcagcaacag ATGGCGAACGCCAATCAAATGGGTGTGGCGACCGTTCAGATAACCCTCGGACAGTCTCAAGCGAACCAGATGAACCGTCAGATGGGAGTGGGGCCGAACCAGATGGGCGTGGGGCCGAATCAGATGGCGATGGCGCCTAATCAGATGGGTgtgaatcaaaatcaaatggGCCAGATGGGAGTGGGGCCGAACCAGATGGGCGTGGGACCCAATCAGATGAACATGGGACCGAATCAGATGGGCGTCGGTCCCAATCAGATAGCCGTCGGCTCCAATCAAATGGCCATGGGGCCGAACCAAATGGGACAGATGGGTCCGGGTGGCATGATGTCGCAGGGCATGGGACAGATTCAAGGTGTCGGTATGCAATTCCGACCCGGTCAAGCTCAGG GTATGGGGATGGTGATGGGACGCGGGATGTCGCCACATTTAGCCGGAACCCCCCAGCAGTTCTCTCAGGGTCCGCCTCCTGTGTATCATCCGACGCAGCAGCATCAG GCTGCTGTGCGAGGTCCTCGATGGATGGGCGCGGCCGGGGGTCCCCGAGCTGCTTTTCCCGGTGCCACCGGCGCCCAGCCCAGCGCTCTGCTCTCGCAGTTGTCGTCGCCGCCTCAGCCACCTACGCATCACCCCATGTCTCACCACATGCCGAACCATCAAG GCATGGCGCCACAACAACACGCACTTCGTATGCAACAAATGTTGGGTGTAGCtcaacagcagcagcaacagcagcaacagcagcagcagcagcaacagcagcagcagcagcagcagcaacaacagcagcagcagcagcagcagcaacaacaacaacagcagcagcagcaacaacaacaacaacaaccacAAACTGGACAACAGCCCGGTCAACAGCAAGTCGTTTCTACTCctcagcaacagcaacagcaacaacagcagcaacagcaacaacaacagcaacagcaacaacaacaacagcaacaacaacaacaacagcagcaacaacagcagcagcaacaacaacagcagcagcagcagcagcaacagcaaG GTCAAGTTGTACCCGGAGGACAGGCAGGAGCGACTCCAGCATCAGCAGCAGTGCCAAATGCCGGTATTGGAGGAGCGAGCGGTCGCACGTACATATGGCAAGGtgtgctggagtgggttgaAAAAGGCAAAACTCCAAACGACCAACAGAAACTCACTCGTCAAGTGCCGTTTCAAGTATCTGCCAATTGTCGCAACGGAGAGCCCGAAAT CAAAGCTGATTCTTGGCCCTCTAAGTTGATAATGCAGATAATGCCCAAACAGCTCATCGGCAACATTGGCGGCCACTATCTGAAAGATTCAAAGTCGGTGCTGTTTCATCCGCAGCAGAACGAAGCTTTGGAATCGCTCACCAAAGTGATGGTCGGAGGCTTT GCTGGCTGTGTTCATTTCACTCCTGTGTCTCCGGCGTCGTGCGACATCAAAGTGCTCATCCTGTTGTACACTCCGGAGAAGAAGGCGTACTTGGGATTCATTCCGAACAATCAGGCGACTTTTGTCGATAGGTTAAAGAAGGTTATCCAGGAGCAAAAAATGACGCAAATGATGGCCAAACAAAGACag GGGACCGTTGGTACAGGTGCGCCTGGTTTGCAAGATACACCCACGTCCCAGCCGGAAACCTCTCTTTCG CAGGGTAATATTATGATGTCTCAAACGAACACGATGGCGATGGGAGGTGGCCAGTTGGCTCAATCCGGTGCTCCGCAGTTGCAGTCCAAGCTCACCGGTCAACTACAG GGTATGCAGGCTGGAGGTGCAGGTCGAGGCGCGGGAGCTCCCAGCGGTCCTCAGCCCGGAGCTCCGGGTCAACAGCAAAGATCTGGCTACGGCGCCCAGCACATAGAAGCTGCACGTCagcaaaatttggaaaaaattatgCAG GCGCAGCTGATGCAGATGAGTCGAGCGGGCGGCGCTGCGAATCAGGGTACGGGCGCAATGGGGCAAAATCCCAGCCTCATGGTCCAAGGCCAGGTACCGATGAGTCAGAGCCAAGTGTCGATGGGGCAGAATCAAGTGGTGATGGGGCAGAGCCAAGTGGGAATCGGTCAGAACCAAGTGGGCATGGGGCAGAGCCAAGTGGGGATGGGTCAGAGTCAAGTCGGTATGGGACAGAATCAAGTGGGAATGGGGCAGAGCCAAGTGGGGATGGGGGGCCCGAATCAGGTCGGCATGGGCCAGGGGCAGGTGGGGATGGCGCAGAGTCAGGTCGGCATGGGCCAGGGTGCGATCGGTATGATGTCGCAGGGGCCGGGATCGGCGCCGGGACAGCAGCAGCAGGTGCCTACCG GTGGCTCCATGGGCAATGCACCCGGTAATCGAATGATGCGACCCGTGATGTCTAGCAATCCCGGACTGAGACATCTCTTGCAGCAG CAGGTGCGTGCTAGAGGTCGTCCGCCAGCTCCAGGCGGCTTACGGCCTCCGAACCAGCACATGTAG